The following proteins are co-located in the Streptomyces sp. NBC_00435 genome:
- the tsf gene encoding translation elongation factor Ts, translating to MANYTAADVKKLRELTGVGMLDCKNALVEADGDVDKAVEALRIKGQKGVAKREGRSAENGAVVSVISDDNTSGVLVELKCETDFVAKGEKFLAVTEELAAHVAATSPADIEALLASEIAPGKTVQAFVDEANANLGEKIVLDRFAQFTGGYVSAYMHRTMPDLPFQIGVLVELDKENAEVARGVAQHIAAFAPKWLSAADVPAEVVESERRVAEEVTRAEGKPEAALPKIVEGRVNGFFRDNTLLGQAYALDAKKSVQKVLDEAGVTLVRFSRIKVGI from the coding sequence ATGGCGAACTACACCGCCGCTGACGTCAAGAAGCTCCGCGAGCTCACCGGCGTCGGCATGCTTGACTGCAAGAACGCGCTGGTCGAGGCCGACGGTGACGTCGACAAGGCCGTCGAGGCGCTCCGTATCAAGGGTCAGAAGGGCGTCGCCAAGCGCGAAGGCCGTTCTGCCGAGAACGGTGCCGTCGTCTCCGTCATCTCCGACGACAACACCTCCGGTGTCCTCGTCGAGCTGAAGTGCGAGACGGACTTCGTCGCCAAGGGCGAGAAGTTCCTGGCCGTCACCGAGGAGCTCGCCGCGCACGTCGCCGCGACCTCCCCGGCCGACATCGAGGCGCTGCTCGCGTCCGAGATCGCCCCGGGCAAGACCGTCCAGGCGTTCGTGGACGAGGCCAACGCCAACCTCGGCGAGAAGATCGTCCTGGACCGCTTCGCGCAGTTCACCGGCGGTTACGTCTCGGCGTACATGCACCGCACGATGCCCGACCTGCCGTTCCAGATCGGCGTCCTGGTCGAGCTCGACAAGGAGAACGCCGAGGTCGCCCGCGGCGTCGCGCAGCACATCGCCGCGTTCGCGCCGAAGTGGCTGTCCGCCGCTGACGTGCCGGCCGAGGTCGTCGAGTCCGAGCGCCGTGTGGCCGAAGAGGTCACCCGCGCCGAGGGCAAGCCCGAGGCCGCCCTGCCGAAGATCGTCGAGGGTCGTGTCAACGGCTTCTTCCGCGACAACACCCTGCTTGGCCAGGCCTACGCCCTGGACGCCAAGAAGTCCGTCCAGAAGGTTCTGGACGAGGCCGGTGTCACCCTGGTGCGCTTCTCGCGCATCAAGGTCGGCATCTGA
- the rpsB gene encoding 30S ribosomal protein S2 produces the protein MAVVTMRELLESGVHFGHQTRRWNPKMKRFIFTERNGIYIIDLLQSLSYIDRAYEFVKETVAHGGSIMFVGTKKQAQEAIAEQATRVGMPYVNQRWLGGMLTNFSTVYKRLQRLKELEAIDFEDVAASGLTKKELLVLSREKIKLEKTLGGIREMSKVPSAVWIVDTKKEHIAVGEARKLHIPVVAILDTNCDPDEVDYKIPGNDDAIRSVTLLTRVIADAVAEGLIARSGAATGDSKPGEKAAAEPLAEWERDLLEGEKKADDAEAVEAAPAEAAVETPAVEAEAAPAAEAEVVAEAVVEAPAADAEQA, from the coding sequence ATGGCCGTCGTAACGATGCGGGAGCTGCTGGAAAGCGGCGTCCACTTCGGTCACCAGACCCGCCGCTGGAACCCGAAGATGAAGCGCTTCATCTTCACGGAGCGCAACGGCATCTACATCATCGACCTGCTGCAGTCGCTGTCGTACATCGACCGCGCCTACGAGTTCGTGAAGGAGACCGTCGCCCACGGCGGTTCCATCATGTTCGTCGGTACCAAGAAGCAGGCCCAGGAGGCCATCGCCGAGCAGGCGACGCGCGTTGGTATGCCCTACGTCAACCAGCGGTGGCTGGGTGGCATGCTCACCAACTTCTCCACCGTCTACAAGCGCCTTCAGCGTCTGAAGGAGCTTGAGGCGATCGACTTCGAGGACGTCGCCGCCTCGGGTCTCACCAAGAAGGAGCTCCTGGTCCTCTCCCGCGAGAAGATCAAGCTGGAGAAGACCCTCGGTGGTATCCGCGAGATGTCGAAGGTCCCCAGCGCCGTCTGGATCGTCGACACCAAGAAGGAGCACATCGCCGTCGGTGAGGCGCGCAAGCTCCACATCCCGGTCGTCGCGATCCTCGACACCAACTGCGACCCCGACGAGGTCGACTACAAGATCCCGGGCAACGACGACGCGATCCGCTCCGTCACCCTGCTCACCCGCGTGATCGCCGACGCCGTCGCCGAGGGCCTCATCGCCCGTTCCGGTGCCGCCACTGGCGACTCGAAGCCGGGCGAGAAGGCCGCCGCCGAGCCGCTCGCCGAGTGGGAGCGCGACCTGCTCGAGGGTGAGAAGAAGGCCGACGACGCCGAGGCTGTCGAGGCCGCTCCGGCCGAGGCCGCTGTCGAGACCCCCGCCGTCGAGGCTGAGGCCGCTCCGGCCGCCGAGGCCGAGGTTGTCGCCGAGGCCGTCGTCGAGGCTCCGGCCGCCGACGCTGAGCAGGCCTGA
- the rlmN gene encoding 23S rRNA (adenine(2503)-C(2))-methyltransferase RlmN, with the protein MARPVPGELTFVAPRGAKKPPRHLADLTPEERREAVAAIGEKPFRAKQLSQHYFARYAHDPAEWTDIPAGSREKLRDELLPDLMNVIRHISCDDDTTRKTLWKLHDGTLVESVLMRYPDRVTMCISSQAGCGMNCPFCATGQAGLDRNLSTAEIVHQIVDGMRALRDGEVPGGPARLSNIVFMGMGEPLANYNRVVGAIRRLTDPEPDGLGLSQRGITVSTVGLVPAMLRFADEGFKCRLAVSLHAPDDELRDTLVPVNTRWNVREVLGAAWEYAEKSGRRISIEYALIRDINDQAWRGDLLGRLLKGKRVHVNLIPLNPTPGSKWTASRPEDEKAFVEAIARHGVPVTVRDTRGQEIDGACGQLAASER; encoded by the coding sequence ATGGCCCGCCCTGTTCCGGGAGAGCTCACTTTCGTCGCCCCCCGTGGAGCGAAGAAGCCGCCCCGGCACCTCGCCGACCTCACCCCCGAGGAGCGACGGGAGGCCGTCGCCGCGATCGGTGAGAAGCCGTTCCGGGCCAAGCAGCTCTCGCAGCACTACTTCGCCCGGTACGCGCACGACCCGGCCGAGTGGACCGACATCCCGGCCGGCTCCCGCGAGAAGCTCCGCGACGAGCTGCTGCCGGACCTGATGAACGTCATCCGCCACATCTCGTGCGACGACGACACCACCCGCAAGACCCTGTGGAAGCTGCACGACGGCACGCTCGTCGAATCCGTGCTGATGCGCTACCCCGACCGGGTCACCATGTGCATCTCCTCACAGGCCGGCTGCGGCATGAACTGCCCGTTCTGCGCCACCGGCCAGGCGGGTCTCGACCGCAACCTGTCCACCGCCGAGATCGTGCACCAGATCGTCGACGGCATGCGCGCCCTGCGCGACGGCGAGGTCCCCGGCGGACCGGCCCGGCTGTCGAACATTGTCTTCATGGGCATGGGCGAGCCGCTGGCCAACTACAACCGCGTCGTCGGCGCCATCCGCCGCCTCACCGACCCGGAGCCCGACGGCCTGGGACTGTCCCAGCGCGGGATCACCGTCTCCACCGTCGGCTTGGTCCCGGCCATGCTGCGCTTCGCCGACGAGGGCTTCAAATGCCGTCTCGCCGTCTCGCTGCACGCGCCGGACGACGAGCTGCGCGACACCCTGGTCCCCGTGAACACCCGCTGGAACGTCCGCGAGGTGCTCGGCGCGGCCTGGGAGTACGCGGAGAAGTCGGGCCGCCGCATCTCCATCGAGTACGCGCTGATCCGCGACATCAACGACCAGGCCTGGCGTGGCGACCTGCTCGGCAGGCTGCTCAAGGGCAAGCGCGTGCACGTCAACCTGATCCCGCTGAACCCGACGCCGGGCTCGAAGTGGACCGCCTCGCGGCCCGAGGACGAGAAGGCGTTCGTGGAGGCCATCGCCCGCCACGGCGTGCCGGTGACCGTACGTGACACGCGTGGTCAGGAAATCGACGGCGCATGCGGCCAGCTCGCCGCCTCGGAGCGCTGA
- the frr gene encoding ribosome recycling factor, whose product MTEEILLEAEEKMEKAVVVAKEDFAAIRTGRAHPAMFNKIVAEYYGAITPINQLASFSVPEPRMAIVTPFDKSALRNIETAIRDSDLGVNPSNDGSIIRVTFPELTQDRRKEYIKVARTKAEDSKVSIRAIRRKAKDALDKLVKDKEAGEDEVRRAEKELDDTTAKYVAQVDELLKHKEAELLEV is encoded by the coding sequence GTGACCGAAGAGATCCTCCTCGAGGCCGAGGAGAAGATGGAAAAGGCCGTCGTCGTCGCCAAGGAAGACTTCGCCGCGATTCGCACCGGTCGTGCGCACCCGGCGATGTTCAACAAGATCGTGGCGGAGTACTACGGCGCCATCACGCCCATCAACCAGCTCGCCTCCTTCTCGGTCCCCGAGCCGCGCATGGCGATCGTGACCCCGTTCGACAAGAGCGCGCTGCGCAACATCGAGACGGCCATCCGCGACTCGGACCTCGGCGTCAACCCGAGCAACGACGGCAGCATCATCCGGGTGACCTTCCCCGAGCTGACGCAGGACCGCCGCAAGGAGTACATCAAGGTCGCGCGTACCAAGGCCGAGGACTCCAAGGTGTCGATCCGCGCCATCCGCCGCAAGGCGAAGGACGCCCTCGACAAGCTCGTCAAGGACAAGGAAGCGGGCGAGGACGAGGTGCGCCGCGCCGAGAAGGAGCTCGACGACACCACCGCGAAGTACGTCGCGCAGGTGGACGAGCTGCTCAAGCACAAGGAAGCCGAGCTCCTCGAAGTCTGA
- the pyrH gene encoding UMP kinase has protein sequence MNQGVDTHTASDDKSDQDKKGRRFMLKLSGEAFSGGGGLGVDPDVVHAIAREIAAVVRDGAEIAVVIGGGNFFRGAELQQRGMDRARSDYMGMLGTVMNCLALQDFLEKEGIDSRVQTAITMGQVAEPYIPLRAVRHLEKGRVVIFGAGMGMPYFSTDTTAAQRALEIDAEALLMGKNGVDGVYDSDPKKNPDAVKFDALEYSEVLSRDLKVADATAITLCRDNKLPILVFELLAEGNIARAVKGEKIGTLVSDQGTRA, from the coding sequence ATGAATCAGGGCGTGGACACCCACACCGCTTCCGACGACAAGAGCGACCAGGACAAGAAGGGCCGCCGCTTCATGCTGAAGCTGTCGGGCGAAGCCTTCTCCGGTGGCGGAGGACTGGGCGTCGACCCCGACGTGGTCCACGCCATCGCACGCGAGATCGCCGCGGTGGTCCGCGACGGCGCGGAGATCGCCGTGGTGATCGGCGGTGGCAACTTCTTCCGCGGCGCCGAACTCCAGCAGCGCGGCATGGACCGGGCCCGGTCCGACTACATGGGCATGCTCGGCACCGTCATGAACTGCCTCGCGCTCCAGGACTTCCTGGAGAAGGAAGGCATCGACTCCCGCGTCCAGACGGCCATCACCATGGGCCAGGTCGCCGAGCCGTACATCCCGCTGCGCGCCGTCCGCCACCTGGAGAAGGGCCGCGTCGTCATCTTCGGCGCCGGCATGGGCATGCCCTACTTCTCCACCGACACCACGGCCGCCCAGCGTGCCCTGGAGATCGACGCGGAAGCCCTGCTCATGGGCAAGAACGGCGTCGACGGGGTCTACGACTCCGACCCGAAGAAGAACCCGGACGCGGTGAAGTTCGACGCGCTGGAGTACAGCGAGGTGCTGTCCCGCGACCTCAAGGTCGCCGACGCCACCGCCATCACGCTGTGCCGCGACAACAAGCTGCCCATCCTGGTCTTCGAGTTGCTCGCCGAGGGCAATATCGCCCGCGCCGTCAAGGGTGAGAAGATCGGCACGCTCGTGAGCGACCAGGGCACCCGGGCCTGA
- a CDS encoding phosphatidate cytidylyltransferase has translation MNDSSWQPEPVPAGPAYDAQAGPHTRPMPIVPDAAGRDFDDREARDQGAAADGGSLFRADTPPQEPMPSPPPIPPSPAPQDASPPPPKKRAGRDLRAAIGVGVGLGAVIFASLFIVKAVFVGVVVVAVVVGLWELTSRLQEKKGIKAPLVPLAIGGAAMVIAGYVRGSEGAWVAMALTALAVLVWRMTEPPEDYLRDVTAGVWAAFYVPFLATFVTMLLTADDGPQRVVTFLVLTVVSDTGAYAVGWRFGKTKLAPRISPGKTREGLFGAVAFAMGAGALCMEFLIDGGVWWQGLVLGFAVAVSATLGDLGESMIKRDLGIKDMGTLLPGHGGIMDRLDSLLPTAPVVWLLLAAFVGTG, from the coding sequence ATGAACGACTCTTCCTGGCAGCCGGAGCCGGTTCCGGCGGGTCCCGCATACGATGCGCAGGCGGGCCCGCACACTCGGCCCATGCCCATCGTGCCCGATGCCGCCGGCCGTGACTTCGACGACCGGGAAGCACGCGATCAGGGAGCCGCCGCTGACGGCGGCTCCCTCTTCCGCGCCGATACGCCGCCGCAGGAGCCCATGCCCAGCCCCCCGCCGATCCCGCCTTCGCCGGCACCGCAGGACGCCTCGCCCCCGCCGCCGAAGAAGCGTGCGGGGCGGGATCTGCGTGCCGCCATAGGGGTGGGCGTGGGCCTCGGCGCGGTGATCTTCGCCTCGCTGTTCATCGTCAAGGCGGTGTTCGTCGGCGTCGTCGTCGTGGCGGTCGTCGTGGGGCTGTGGGAGCTCACCTCCCGGCTCCAGGAGAAGAAGGGCATCAAGGCCCCGCTGGTCCCGCTCGCGATCGGCGGCGCGGCGATGGTCATCGCCGGGTACGTCCGCGGGTCCGAGGGCGCCTGGGTGGCGATGGCCCTGACGGCCCTCGCGGTCCTGGTCTGGCGGATGACGGAACCGCCCGAGGACTATCTCAGGGACGTCACGGCCGGTGTCTGGGCGGCGTTCTACGTGCCGTTCCTGGCCACGTTCGTCACGATGCTGCTCACCGCGGACGACGGTCCGCAGCGGGTGGTCACCTTCCTGGTCCTGACCGTGGTCAGCGATACCGGGGCCTACGCGGTGGGCTGGCGGTTCGGCAAGACCAAGCTCGCCCCGCGCATCAGCCCCGGGAAGACCCGTGAGGGACTCTTCGGGGCGGTGGCCTTCGCGATGGGCGCCGGCGCGCTGTGCATGGAGTTCCTGATCGACGGGGGCGTCTGGTGGCAGGGCCTGGTGCTCGGCTTCGCCGTCGCGGTCAGCGCCACCCTGGGTGACCTCGGGGAGTCGATGATCAAGCGCGACCTCGGGATCAAGGACATGGGCACCTTGCTGCCGGGCCACGGCGGCATCATGGACCGGCTGGACTCCCTGCTTCCGACGGCCCCGGTGGTCTGGCTGCTGCTCGCCGCGTTCGTCGGCACCGGCTGA